In a single window of the Arachis hypogaea cultivar Tifrunner chromosome 6, arahy.Tifrunner.gnm2.J5K5, whole genome shotgun sequence genome:
- the LOC112696239 gene encoding sulfate transporter 3.1, whose translation MGNKECPNGVAIPPPQPFMKSLKYSLKETFFPDDPLRQFKNQAASRKVVLTLQYFLPICEWGPRYTLRFLKSDVIAGITIASLAIPQGISYAKLANLPPILGLYSSFIPPLIYAMMGSSRDLAVGTVAVGSLLMASMLGKEVNYIHNPQLYLHLAFTATFFAGVFQASLGLFRLGFIVDFLSHASIVGFMGGAATVVCLQQLKSILGLERFTHHADLVSVMRSVFSQTHHWRWESAVLGCCFIFFLLITRYFSKQKPKLFWVSAMAPLTSVILGSLLVYFTHAEKHGVQVIGELKKGLNPASVTDLVFVSPYMNTAIKTGIIIGIIALAEGIAVGRSFAMFKNYHIDGNKEMIAIGTMNIVGSFTSCYLATGPFSRSAVNYNAGCKTAASNIVMAIAVMLTLLFLTPLFHYTPLVVLSAIIVSAMLGLIDYEAAIHLWKIDKFDFLVCISAYIGVVFGSVEIGLVIAVAISVLRVLLFVARPRTFVLGNIPNTGAYRNVEQYPNAKHIPGMLILEIDAPIYFTNASYLRERITRWIDEEEDRIKASGLNSLQYVILDMTAVANIDTSGISMFEEVKKIVERRGLQLVLVNPGSEVMKKLHKAKFLDEIGQRWVYLTVEEAVAACNFMLHTYQPNPKKDESGGGWNNV comes from the exons ATGGGTAATAAGGAGTGTCCAAATGGCGTGGCGATTCCGCCGCCGCAACCGTTTATGAAGTCGTTGAAGTACTCGTTGAAGGAGACGTTCTTCCCGGATGACCCGCTGAGGCAGTTCAAGAACCAGGCGGCGTCAAGGAAGGTGGTGCTGACACTGCAGTACTTCTTGCCGATATGCGAATGGGGACCACGCTACACCCTCAGGTTCTTGAAATCGGACGTTATTGCCGGCATCACCATCGCCAGTTTGGCCATTCCTCAAGGCATCAGTTATGCTAAGCTCGCCAACCTCCCTCCCATTCTTGGACTTT ATTCGAGCTTTATACCGCCATTGATATATGCAATGATGGGAAGCTCAAGGGATTTGGCGGTGGGAACGGTGGCCGTTGGATCACTTCTGATGGCGTCGATGTTGGGTAAGGAGGTTAATTACATCCATAACCCGCAGCTCTATCTACACCTCGCTTTCACTGCTACTTTCTTCGCTGGTGTCTTCCAAGCTTCACTCGGTCTCTTTAG GTTAGGGTTCATAGTGGACTTTCTGTCACATGCAAGCATAGTAGGGTTCATGGGAGGAGCAGCAACAGTGGTATGCCTGCAGCAGTTGAAATCAATTCTGGGATTGGAGCGATTCACACACCATGCTGATCTTGTCTCCGTCATGCGTTCTGTTTTCTCCCAAACTCACCAC TGGAGGTGGGAAAGCGCAGTGTTAGGATGCTGCTTCATATTCTTTCTTCTCATCACTAGATACTTC AGCAAACAAAAACCAAAGCTGTTTTGGGTGTCAGCAATGGCGCCATTGACATCTGTAATTTTGGGAAGTCTCCTTGTCTATTTCACCCACGCCGAGAAGCACGGCGTTCAAGTG ATAGGAGAATTGAAGAAGGGGCTAAATCCAGCATCGGTGACAGATTTGGTATTTGTGTCGCCTTATATGAACACTGCCATCAAAACTGGCATTATCATCGGCATTATAGCCCTTGCG GAAGGAATAGCAGTTGGAAGAAGCTTTGCCATGTTTAAGAATTACCATATTGATGGCAACAAAGAGATGATAGCTATTGGCACCATGAACATTGTTGGTTCTTTCACCTCTTGCTACCTTGCAACAG GACCATTTTCGCGTTCGGCTGTAAACTACAATGCTGGGTGCAAGACTGCAGCATCAAACATAGTAATGGCAATAGCAGTGATGTTGACATTGTTATTCCTAACACCATTGTTCCATTACACTCCCCTTGTGGTACTATCTGCCATCATAGTATCTGCAATGCTCGGCCTCATAGATTATGAAGCAGCAATCCACCTCTGGAAAATCGACAAATTCGATTTCTTAGTGTGCATTAGTGCATATATTGGTGTCGTCTTTGGCAGTGTCGAAATTGGTTTAGTAATAGCA GTAGCAATATCTGTACTTCGTGTACTGTTATTTGTTGCAAGGCCAAGGACATTTGTTTTAGGTAACATTCCAAATACTGGAGCATATAGAAATGTGGaacaatatcccaatgcaaaacacATTCCTGGAATGctaattcttgaaattgatgcaccAATTTACTTTACCAATGCAAGCTATTTAAGAGAGAG GATCACAAGGTGGATTGATGAAGAGGAGGACAGAATCAAAGCTTCAGGACTGAACAGTTTGCAGTATGTGATATTGGATATGACTG CTGTTGCAAACATTGACACAAGTGGAATAAGTATGTTTGAAGAGGTCAAAAAGATTGTTGAGAGAAGAGGACTACAA CTGGTTCTGGTGAATCCTGGGAGCGAGGTGATGAAGAAACTGCATAAAGCAAAGTTCCTTGATGAAATAGGGCAGAGGTGGGTGTACCTAACAGTTGAAGAGGCTGTTGCAGCATGCAACTTCATGCTCCATACATATCAACCAAACCCCAAGAAAGATGAATCAGGAGGAGGATGGAACAATGTCTGA